One genomic region from Melioribacteraceae bacterium encodes:
- the galE gene encoding UDP-glucose 4-epimerase GalE, with protein sequence MKILVTGGAGYIGSHFVKLLVEKGLDTIVVDNLSRGHIESVHPDAKFENTDLLEPRALSQVLSKYKPDAVVHFAALAYVGESVENPSLYYENNVVGSFNLIRAFVKNKIKKFVFSSTCSIYGNPETIPIDENQKSNPINPYANTKLTVEKILGDFDAAYGLKYVALRYFNAAGADPDALIGESHNPETHLIPLVLSAAMGGRDKVDVYGNDYDTPDGTCIRDYIHVNDLAAAHLKAIEYLNNKNRSEIINLGTGKGNSVMEIINNCEAVTGKKINYNIKGRRPGDPAVLVADNRKAKRLLGWETEFNLERIISTAWKWHLNKKY encoded by the coding sequence TTGAAAATTCTGGTAACGGGCGGTGCCGGATATATCGGTTCTCACTTTGTAAAACTTCTCGTCGAAAAAGGGCTCGATACTATAGTTGTCGATAACCTCAGCCGGGGTCATATTGAATCGGTTCATCCGGACGCTAAATTCGAAAATACCGATCTTTTAGAACCCCGTGCGCTATCGCAGGTATTAAGTAAATATAAACCCGATGCTGTTGTTCATTTTGCTGCGCTTGCTTATGTCGGTGAATCGGTTGAAAATCCTTCACTCTATTATGAAAATAATGTGGTCGGCAGCTTTAACCTCATCAGAGCGTTTGTTAAGAATAAAATCAAAAAATTTGTCTTCTCTTCTACCTGCTCAATCTACGGAAATCCGGAAACAATCCCGATCGATGAAAACCAGAAATCAAATCCGATCAATCCTTATGCGAATACAAAACTTACTGTGGAAAAGATTCTTGGGGATTTTGATGCTGCATACGGGTTGAAGTATGTTGCTCTCAGGTATTTCAATGCAGCCGGCGCGGACCCTGATGCTCTGATAGGTGAAAGCCATAATCCGGAAACTCACCTTATTCCGCTTGTCTTAAGTGCTGCAATGGGCGGAAGGGATAAAGTTGATGTTTACGGGAATGATTATGATACTCCCGATGGAACCTGCATTAGAGATTATATCCATGTTAATGATCTTGCCGCAGCTCATCTCAAAGCAATCGAATATCTTAACAATAAAAACAGATCCGAGATAATTAATCTGGGAACCGGCAAAGGTAATTCGGTGATGGAAATAATCAATAATTGTGAAGCGGTTACCGGTAAAAAAATAAATTATAATATAAAGGGAAGAAGACCCGGCGATCCTGCAGTTCTTGTTGCGGATAACAGGAAAGCAAAAAGATTACTCGGTTGGGAAACTGAATTTAATCTCGAACGGATTATCTCAACCGCCTGGAAATGGCACCTTAATAAAAAATATTAA
- a CDS encoding carboxymuconolactone decarboxylase family protein has protein sequence MSQLPKRFERFLKEFPEIAVAYENLGDAVHKQGPLDEKSRALVKLGIAIGSGMEGSVHAQVRKALKMKISKAEIRQVALLAIPTIGFPAAMAAMSWIDDLLDRKKGK, from the coding sequence ATGTCCCAGCTACCCAAACGATTCGAACGATTCTTAAAAGAATTTCCGGAAATTGCTGTAGCTTACGAAAACCTCGGAGATGCGGTCCATAAACAGGGCCCCCTCGATGAAAAGTCGAGAGCATTGGTAAAACTCGGTATTGCAATCGGATCCGGGATGGAGGGATCTGTTCATGCTCAGGTACGCAAGGCTCTTAAAATGAAGATATCGAAGGCAGAGATCAGGCAGGTGGCGCTTTTAGCAATTCCGACAATCGGTTTCCCGGCTGCTATGGCAGCAATGAGCTGGATTGATGACCTGCTCGACAGGAAAAAAGGGAAATAG
- a CDS encoding nucleoside-triphosphatase, protein MNNIFIYTGSVKSGKTTRLMEWAASKKNVCGIFQPVIDDKRFVYHIDSRSLKALESGNEANSIIIGDYKFDLSTLEWARNNLMESYNKNPNWLIIDEVGPLELEGKGLEPVISKILTDCVNFKGRIIIVVREKILHRFLDHYKISSYEEFETAQF, encoded by the coding sequence ATGAATAATATTTTTATCTATACAGGAAGCGTAAAAAGCGGAAAGACAACCCGGTTAATGGAATGGGCCGCATCAAAGAAAAATGTATGTGGAATATTTCAGCCGGTTATTGACGACAAAAGATTTGTCTATCATATTGATTCAAGAAGTCTTAAAGCTTTAGAGAGCGGTAACGAAGCCAATTCTATAATAATCGGTGATTATAAATTCGACTTATCTACTCTGGAATGGGCCCGGAATAACTTAATGGAATCCTATAACAAAAATCCCAATTGGTTGATTATTGACGAAGTGGGTCCTCTCGAACTGGAAGGTAAAGGACTTGAGCCGGTTATTTCAAAGATCCTTACTGACTGTGTGAATTTCAAAGGGAGAATAATAATTGTTGTAAGAGAAAAGATTCTGCACCGCTTTTTAGATCACTATAAAATATCCTCGTACGAAGAATTTGAAACTGCGCAATTTTAA
- a CDS encoding rhodanese-like domain-containing protein, with product MKFLEFLFKLDLKIKLAAVAVFLGFTAFVISDPFENSTAKINMKDLSYMVQNEVDHVNVDDLADWIIKGKSDYRLVDIRSEKEFGNYNIPGSENIPITGLLDGNLSRNEKIVLYSEGGIHSAQAWFLLKAKEFKNVYILRGGLDEWNDLVLFPKLSANATEQEKARFEILSAISRYFGGAPQLVSGESSTAITLQPAVPSAPKIQAPASSSPGGAKKKKREGC from the coding sequence ATGAAATTTCTTGAATTTCTATTCAAACTTGATCTTAAAATAAAATTAGCCGCTGTGGCAGTCTTTCTGGGATTTACAGCATTTGTAATCTCGGATCCTTTCGAGAATTCGACTGCGAAAATTAATATGAAGGATCTTTCCTATATGGTTCAGAATGAAGTGGATCATGTTAATGTTGATGATCTGGCAGATTGGATAATTAAAGGGAAATCGGATTACCGGCTTGTAGATATCCGCTCTGAAAAAGAATTCGGAAATTATAATATACCGGGCTCTGAAAATATCCCGATCACCGGTCTTCTCGATGGTAATTTATCCCGCAACGAGAAGATAGTCCTCTATTCGGAAGGTGGGATACATTCGGCTCAGGCCTGGTTCTTATTGAAAGCAAAGGAATTTAAAAATGTCTACATTCTGAGAGGAGGACTCGACGAATGGAATGACTTAGTACTATTCCCCAAATTAAGTGCAAATGCTACGGAACAGGAAAAAGCCCGGTTCGAAATCTTATCGGCAATCAGCAGATATTTTGGAGGTGCTCCGCAGCTTGTTTCAGGTGAATCATCTACGGCAATCACCCTGCAGCCGGCAGTTCCAAGCGCGCCTAAAATTCAGGCGCCTGCTTCATCTTCACCCGGCGGTGCCAAGAAAAAAAAACGTGAAGGCTGTTAG
- a CDS encoding YeeE/YedE thiosulfate transporter family protein codes for MNAPFFKFDLFSPDFSLVIAFIIGIGFGFALERGGFGNSRILASQFYFTDMRVLKVMFSAIVTAMLGVFFFVAFGWLDLSLVYFTDTNLIPQLVGGLILGVGFVVGGYCPGTSCVSAVTGRIDGVVYLLGVIAGIFVFAELFPMIENFYFSSDMGRVFLPDYLGLSYGMVVFLVVLMAVGAFAAAEWGEKKMSAKKSGGLK; via the coding sequence ATGAACGCACCATTTTTTAAATTCGATCTCTTTTCACCCGACTTCAGTCTGGTTATTGCATTCATAATCGGAATCGGATTCGGTTTCGCTCTCGAAAGAGGAGGATTCGGAAATTCACGAATACTGGCTTCCCAATTCTATTTCACAGATATGCGGGTGCTTAAAGTAATGTTCAGCGCTATCGTAACGGCAATGCTTGGAGTCTTCTTTTTCGTTGCTTTCGGTTGGCTCGATCTTTCATTGGTCTATTTCACAGACACAAATCTTATCCCGCAGCTCGTTGGCGGTTTAATTCTCGGGGTTGGTTTCGTAGTAGGGGGTTATTGTCCCGGTACTTCATGTGTCTCGGCTGTTACCGGAAGAATTGACGGCGTTGTTTATCTGCTCGGTGTTATAGCTGGCATTTTTGTCTTTGCAGAATTATTCCCGATGATCGAGAATTTCTATTTTTCATCTGACATGGGTAGAGTTTTTCTGCCGGATTATCTCGGACTCTCATACGGTATGGTTGTCTTTCTAGTTGTTTTAATGGCTGTCGGGGCGTTCGCTGCTGCTGAATGGGGTGAAAAGAAAATGAGCGCTAAGAAGTCGGGAGGATTAAAATGA
- a CDS encoding YeeE/YedE thiosulfate transporter family protein: MRSITGIFSGKEESVHEIVHEPKPYSNPYLVGIGLGLVLLAAFVIMGRGLGASGAFSSLLAAGVSQVAPDHAASNTYYQEYIGDGTINPLKDWLVFEVLGVFVGGLLSGLLAHRIKIKVEKGDRISTRNRLIFAFIGGGLMGFGAKLARGCTSGQALTGGALLNLGSWVFMMMVFAGAYGMAYFMRRQWT; this comes from the coding sequence ATGCGTTCAATTACAGGGATTTTTTCCGGTAAGGAAGAATCTGTTCATGAAATAGTTCATGAACCGAAACCCTATTCAAATCCTTACCTTGTTGGTATTGGTTTAGGTCTGGTTCTGCTTGCTGCTTTTGTAATTATGGGAAGAGGATTGGGTGCTTCAGGAGCATTCTCCTCGCTACTTGCTGCAGGTGTTTCTCAGGTTGCGCCTGATCATGCCGCTTCGAATACTTATTATCAGGAATACATAGGAGACGGAACAATTAATCCGTTGAAAGACTGGCTCGTCTTCGAAGTCCTAGGTGTTTTCGTTGGCGGATTACTATCAGGTCTGCTTGCTCACAGAATTAAAATAAAAGTAGAAAAAGGGGATCGTATCTCAACACGCAACAGACTGATCTTTGCATTTATTGGAGGCGGTCTTATGGGATTCGGCGCTAAACTCGCACGAGGCTGCACAAGCGGACAGGCATTAACTGGCGGCGCTCTTCTTAATCTAGGGAGCTGGGTCTTTATGATGATGGTCTTTGCTGGCGCTTACGGTATGGCTTATTTTATGAGGAGGCAATGGACATGA
- the nrfD gene encoding polysulfide reductase NrfD produces MLELTNTRSNPHIDPVMNVWGWEIPVYLFLGGMVAGMMIISGYFLFSKRYRDTSCACYTLPLISLILLSLGMIALFLDLEHKLFVWRLYTTFQFASPMSWGAWILVLVYPVIIANLLMGPPKFIADFFPKINKVTTFINQRPRLIQNIGVANMLLGGLLGVYTGVLLSTMGARPLWNTSILWVLFLFSGLSAAAAFVHMIAKNVNERELLAKADNGFLTIEIFVIALMLIGLLTSTQVHIDSANLLISGSYAPVFWVFVVGMGIIIPLFIQLLAVNHKIKHTPIAPVMVIIGGLILRFVIVSAGQYSHWLNAHN; encoded by the coding sequence ATGCTAGAATTAACAAATACACGTTCAAATCCGCATATCGACCCGGTAATGAATGTTTGGGGATGGGAGATTCCTGTCTATCTGTTCCTCGGCGGCATGGTTGCCGGTATGATGATAATCTCCGGTTACTTTTTATTCAGCAAAAGATACCGGGATACCAGCTGTGCCTGTTATACTTTGCCGCTAATAAGTCTTATTCTTCTTAGTCTGGGTATGATTGCTCTTTTCCTCGATCTCGAACATAAATTATTTGTGTGGCGCCTCTATACTACTTTCCAATTTGCGTCACCAATGTCCTGGGGTGCATGGATTCTGGTTTTAGTCTACCCGGTAATAATCGCAAATCTTCTGATGGGTCCTCCCAAATTTATTGCTGATTTTTTCCCGAAGATAAACAAGGTTACTACATTCATTAATCAGCGTCCCCGGTTAATTCAGAATATCGGAGTTGCCAATATGCTGCTCGGCGGATTGCTGGGAGTCTATACCGGTGTTCTCTTAAGTACTATGGGTGCACGGCCTCTCTGGAATACTTCGATTCTCTGGGTTCTCTTTTTATTCTCTGGGCTTTCGGCTGCAGCGGCGTTTGTTCATATGATCGCAAAGAATGTAAACGAGAGAGAACTTCTGGCTAAAGCTGATAACGGATTTTTAACGATTGAAATTTTTGTAATCGCTCTGATGCTGATAGGACTATTGACTTCAACGCAGGTTCACATCGATTCGGCTAATCTTCTTATCAGCGGATCATATGCGCCGGTCTTCTGGGTATTCGTTGTAGGAATGGGAATAATCATTCCACTTTTCATTCAACTTCTCGCTGTTAATCATAAAATAAAACACACTCCGATTGCCCCTGTTATGGTAATTATCGGAGGATTGATATTAAGATTTGTAATAGTATCGGCCGGACAGTACAGTCATTGGCTTAATGCACATAATTAA
- a CDS encoding 4Fe-4S dicluster domain-containing protein: MARFGMVIDTKKCVGCMDCVVACKTENNVPEGYNRDWVVTVANGKFPDIHMEIQSQRCNHCDNTPCVSCCPTGASHVEGFGQVVLVTHDMCIGCKACVAACPYDARFINPEGYADKCTFCIHRVEKGELPACVSVCPTHCMYFGDLDDPNSEVSRLLTSRKNHSLIPEAGTNPRIFYLT, translated from the coding sequence ATGGCCCGATTCGGTATGGTGATAGATACAAAAAAATGCGTCGGCTGCATGGATTGTGTCGTTGCATGTAAAACTGAGAATAATGTTCCGGAAGGATATAACCGCGACTGGGTCGTGACAGTGGCTAACGGAAAATTTCCCGATATTCATATGGAAATCCAGTCGCAAAGATGTAATCATTGCGATAATACTCCGTGTGTCTCCTGCTGTCCCACGGGTGCAAGTCATGTTGAGGGATTCGGACAGGTTGTTCTTGTAACCCATGATATGTGCATCGGATGTAAAGCCTGTGTTGCTGCCTGTCCATACGATGCCCGGTTTATAAATCCGGAGGGGTATGCCGATAAATGTACATTCTGCATTCATCGAGTTGAAAAAGGGGAATTGCCAGCATGCGTTTCTGTATGCCCTACTCATTGCATGTACTTCGGAGATCTTGATGACCCGAACAGTGAAGTGAGCAGACTACTTACTTCGCGTAAGAATCATTCATTAATTCCTGAAGCCGGTACGAATCCGAGAATTTTTTATTTGACTTGA
- a CDS encoding molybdopterin-dependent oxidoreductase → MNSISRRKFLKITGFSVGAAATVSALSPIIKGSKKINSESVKGIQKIPTYCDICFWKCGTIAYLKDGRLWKVEGHPDDPLSRGRLCPRGTGGIGAHYDPDRLRSPLIRTRERGEEKWKEVTWDEALDYIAGKMKKLKSEYGPETMAFFSHGIGANFLKHMLKAYGAINMAAPSYAQCRGPRDVGFELTFGDTVGSPERTDIENSKCLVLIGSHLGENMHNSQAQEFAIAVEKDAAIIVVDPRFSVAASKAKYYLPIKPGTDIALLLAWMNVIVKEKLYDADYIKKYGFGFEQFAAEVSLYSPEWAYTETGIEAELIRTTARVMAANKPATLIHPGRHVTWYGDDAQRSRAIALLNALLGSWGRKGGFYFASNYSIPPYSYPEYPVSSKEPLDNPDNKYPFAIEEITTGIREATISGKPYPVKGWFIYATNLFHALPNEEETIKAIQNLDLMVVVDVIPSEIAGWADVVLPESIYLERYDDLHTSTFKEIFVGIRQPVIDSPADQKPNWWIAKKLAGKLGLDNYFPWNHIEEYLDYRLKNAGLSLERLKKEGIIRGEKIPLYIEDGIEPEFATPSGKIEFYSTQLADAGFDPVPKYSRPEEPPPGFFRLLFGRAPVHSFSRTQSNRILMDMMDENEVWVNYDIAQRYGLLNGQYVKLKNQDGILSNKIKVKLTERIRTDCVYMVHGFGHNSKMLKGAYGKGASDAQLITRYKTDPIMGGTGMNVNFVTFEMEV, encoded by the coding sequence ATGAATTCTATTTCCCGTAGAAAATTTTTAAAGATTACTGGTTTCTCTGTCGGTGCCGCAGCAACTGTTTCGGCATTGAGTCCCATAATTAAAGGTTCGAAAAAAATTAACAGTGAAAGTGTAAAAGGGATTCAGAAAATCCCGACATACTGCGATATCTGTTTCTGGAAATGCGGTACTATTGCCTATTTGAAAGACGGACGTCTCTGGAAAGTTGAAGGCCATCCCGATGACCCTTTGAGCAGAGGCAGATTGTGTCCGCGTGGAACAGGTGGCATCGGCGCTCATTACGATCCCGACCGACTCCGCTCGCCTTTAATCCGTACCAGAGAAAGGGGAGAGGAAAAGTGGAAAGAGGTTACTTGGGATGAAGCCCTCGACTATATCGCCGGTAAAATGAAAAAACTAAAATCGGAGTACGGACCCGAAACTATGGCTTTCTTCTCGCACGGTATTGGTGCTAACTTCCTTAAACATATGTTAAAAGCTTACGGCGCAATTAATATGGCTGCGCCATCGTATGCTCAGTGCCGAGGACCGCGCGATGTCGGATTCGAACTGACTTTCGGCGATACCGTCGGTTCACCTGAACGGACCGATATTGAAAACTCTAAGTGTCTCGTTCTTATCGGATCTCATCTCGGCGAAAATATGCATAACTCCCAGGCGCAGGAATTTGCCATTGCCGTTGAAAAGGATGCTGCAATAATTGTTGTAGATCCGAGATTCTCCGTCGCTGCCTCTAAAGCTAAATATTATCTGCCTATTAAGCCCGGAACCGATATTGCTCTTCTTCTGGCCTGGATGAACGTTATTGTAAAAGAGAAATTATATGATGCGGATTATATTAAGAAATACGGATTCGGGTTTGAACAATTTGCTGCAGAAGTATCTCTGTATTCACCCGAATGGGCTTATACTGAAACCGGAATTGAAGCCGAATTAATCAGGACTACTGCCCGCGTTATGGCAGCTAATAAACCGGCTACACTTATCCATCCTGGAAGGCACGTAACATGGTACGGCGACGATGCACAGCGAAGCAGGGCAATTGCATTATTAAATGCTCTGTTAGGCTCCTGGGGAAGAAAGGGTGGTTTTTATTTCGCTTCCAATTATTCTATTCCACCATATTCATACCCTGAATACCCGGTCTCATCAAAAGAACCGCTCGACAATCCTGATAATAAATATCCGTTCGCTATTGAAGAGATTACAACCGGAATCCGCGAAGCAACGATTTCAGGAAAACCGTATCCTGTAAAAGGATGGTTTATATATGCCACAAATCTGTTCCATGCATTACCGAATGAAGAGGAAACAATTAAAGCTATTCAGAATCTGGACCTTATGGTTGTTGTCGATGTAATACCGAGCGAAATTGCCGGCTGGGCTGATGTTGTTCTGCCTGAATCAATTTATCTGGAAAGGTACGACGATCTTCATACCTCTACCTTCAAAGAGATATTCGTCGGGATCCGTCAACCCGTTATTGATTCACCTGCGGATCAGAAACCAAACTGGTGGATAGCCAAAAAACTTGCTGGTAAGCTCGGATTGGATAATTACTTCCCATGGAATCACATTGAAGAATATCTCGACTACAGGTTGAAAAATGCCGGATTGAGTCTTGAGCGGTTGAAGAAGGAGGGAATCATCCGCGGAGAAAAAATTCCTCTCTACATAGAAGACGGCATTGAACCCGAGTTTGCAACTCCTTCCGGTAAAATCGAATTTTACTCCACTCAGCTTGCTGATGCAGGATTCGATCCCGTTCCGAAATATTCCAGGCCCGAAGAACCGCCTCCTGGATTTTTCCGGCTTCTATTCGGCAGGGCGCCTGTCCATTCATTCAGCAGGACTCAATCGAACAGAATTCTGATGGATATGATGGACGAAAATGAAGTCTGGGTAAACTATGATATTGCTCAAAGGTATGGACTCTTGAACGGGCAATATGTAAAACTGAAAAATCAGGACGGTATTCTAAGCAACAAAATTAAAGTCAAATTAACCGAAAGGATCAGAACGGATTGCGTCTATATGGTTCACGGTTTCGGTCATAATTCTAAAATGCTAAAAGGGGCTTACGGTAAAGGTGCCAGCGATGCACAGTTAATAACCCGCTATAAAACAGATCCGATTATGGGAGGAACTGGGATGAACGTCAACTTCGTAACTTTTGAGATGGAGGTGTAA
- a CDS encoding MerR family transcriptional regulator has product MTEINIERNEPVFPIGTAARLLNISVHTLRMYEREGLFIPFKKDSNQRLFSKDDISRIECIRNAINELKISINGIKAIYSMIPCWEVVKCSESDRKKCEGYNGHGNPCWTYSHPGTPCENKNCRECEVYINYSECGRVKELIKSISR; this is encoded by the coding sequence ATGACCGAAATAAATATTGAACGAAACGAACCGGTTTTTCCGATCGGAACAGCCGCCAGGCTTCTCAACATTTCCGTTCATACATTAAGAATGTATGAAAGGGAGGGATTGTTCATTCCATTTAAAAAAGATTCTAATCAGAGATTGTTTTCCAAAGATGATATTTCGAGGATTGAATGCATCAGAAATGCCATCAATGAATTGAAAATATCGATCAATGGCATTAAGGCAATTTATTCAATGATTCCGTGCTGGGAGGTTGTCAAATGCTCGGAATCGGACCGGAAAAAATGTGAAGGTTATAACGGACATGGAAACCCGTGCTGGACTTATTCCCACCCCGGGACTCCCTGCGAAAATAAAAACTGCAGGGAATGCGAAGTCTATATTAATTATTCAGAATGCGGCAGGGTTAAAGAACTAATCAAATCGATTTCGAGGTAA
- a CDS encoding molybdenum cofactor guanylyltransferase has translation MPVEKLRDDVTGVILSGGKSSRMGVNKSLLLIDNIPLIQIIYERMKKVFSRIIISTNEPELYDFLDAGKVEDTYKGFGPLGGIHSSLSFSRTERIFVVSADMPFLLPDLFRFLLDVKSEEEIVVPGAENRIQFLCGIYGRRLIPIAESILSASREAIVNNKELIRSSLSLWNFAERTGFTVVDVSEKIFYMKDLFFNINTPEDFEYVKERLI, from the coding sequence ATGCCGGTAGAAAAATTAAGAGATGATGTAACTGGAGTAATTCTTTCTGGCGGAAAGAGCAGCCGCATGGGAGTAAATAAATCGCTCCTTCTGATCGACAATATCCCTCTTATTCAAATTATTTATGAACGGATGAAGAAGGTCTTTTCCAGAATCATTATAAGTACAAATGAACCGGAACTGTATGATTTCTTAGATGCCGGTAAAGTAGAAGACACTTATAAAGGTTTCGGTCCCCTTGGCGGTATCCATTCATCTCTTAGCTTCAGCCGAACGGAACGTATCTTTGTCGTCTCCGCAGATATGCCTTTCCTGTTGCCCGATCTTTTCCGGTTTCTTCTAGATGTTAAATCTGAAGAAGAAATTGTAGTACCGGGAGCAGAAAACAGGATTCAATTCTTGTGCGGAATATACGGCCGCCGCCTCATCCCGATTGCTGAAAGTATATTATCTGCCAGCAGGGAGGCAATAGTGAATAATAAAGAACTGATCAGGTCTTCACTCAGCTTGTGGAATTTTGCTGAAAGAACCGGGTTTACTGTTGTTGATGTAAGTGAAAAGATTTTTTATATGAAGGACCTCTTCTTTAATATTAATACTCCTGAAGACTTTGAATATGTTAAAGAGAGATTAATTTAG
- a CDS encoding ribonuclease H-like domain-containing protein, producing MNLICDIETTGYDFEILSESQQEYLLRFTGSESDPLKKEFQTEETKRYLSLYPLTAKVVAIGLMNIETEKTTVLFESEDEEEILIEEKGIKYKPLPETGMLEYFWNITAKSEKIITFNGRNFDIPFLMIRSAMLSIKPSRNLMKYRYDSREHIDLLDQFTFFGTTRKFNLDFYCNAFGIQSPKSKGVTGMEVKELYKAGRVKEIAVYCGDDVYATYKLYKIWNEYLNL from the coding sequence ATGAATTTGATCTGCGATATTGAAACTACCGGATACGACTTCGAAATCCTCTCCGAATCCCAGCAGGAATACCTTTTAAGATTTACCGGAAGCGAATCCGACCCTCTCAAAAAAGAATTCCAGACTGAAGAAACAAAACGCTATTTAAGCCTTTATCCGCTCACTGCTAAAGTTGTAGCGATAGGTTTGATGAATATTGAAACGGAAAAAACCACCGTACTCTTTGAAAGCGAGGATGAAGAAGAAATTTTAATTGAAGAAAAGGGAATTAAGTACAAACCTTTACCCGAAACCGGTATGCTGGAATATTTCTGGAATATAACGGCTAAATCAGAAAAAATTATAACTTTCAACGGAAGAAATTTCGATATCCCGTTTCTGATGATAAGGTCGGCTATGCTCAGTATAAAACCGTCCAGGAACCTTATGAAGTACAGGTACGATTCCAGAGAGCATATTGATCTTCTTGATCAGTTTACTTTTTTCGGGACAACAAGAAAATTCAATCTGGATTTTTACTGCAACGCGTTCGGTATCCAATCCCCAAAGTCAAAAGGAGTTACTGGAATGGAAGTTAAGGAACTCTATAAGGCCGGTCGCGTTAAAGAAATTGCTGTTTATTGCGGAGATGATGTTTACGCTACTTACAAGTTATATAAGATCTGGAATGAATACCTGAATTTATAA
- a CDS encoding heparan-alpha-glucosaminide N-acetyltransferase domain-containing protein yields MEMKNRAQFIDMLKGLALLVMIEVHVVNIFISGEIKSAWWFSYLNFINGLVAPAFTFSSGMVFVLSLQKGLDELRKFGMKFWKKLGRLMLVFLAGYSIHMSFLSLRKLSNPEYPHMLQEFLKVDILQCIAVGLIILLMLRILIINDKGFYITVLLLDLFVLAFGPYAWGTDFSNTIPLGIANYFNRIHGSLFPLFPWLSFILTGALIGKLYIEARIGIGEKKFSKYLIIYGTALFIGSYLLLDFILPSSVVEIKPNPIFFLQRLGVLLLLLGIFWYYINRFENYSSFIMDVSRESLLVYWLHLKILYKKFWDGKNIIDFFGTELGILEVAVITIILAIIMVFLAKGWGYLKIKYPVLISRGVLIIVSVCVIIFFIA; encoded by the coding sequence ATGGAGATGAAAAACCGCGCACAGTTTATCGATATGCTGAAAGGACTTGCGCTCCTTGTAATGATAGAAGTGCACGTAGTCAATATTTTTATAAGCGGTGAAATTAAATCTGCATGGTGGTTTTCATACCTAAATTTCATAAACGGTCTTGTAGCGCCGGCCTTTACGTTTTCTTCAGGAATGGTATTCGTTCTTTCTCTTCAGAAAGGTCTGGACGAACTGAGGAAATTCGGAATGAAGTTCTGGAAAAAGCTTGGAAGACTGATGCTCGTATTCCTTGCCGGGTATTCAATTCATATGTCTTTTTTGTCGCTTAGAAAATTGTCTAATCCTGAATACCCCCATATGCTTCAGGAATTTTTAAAAGTTGATATACTTCAGTGCATTGCGGTCGGACTGATTATACTTTTGATGCTAAGGATATTAATAATAAACGATAAAGGATTTTACATTACTGTTCTTCTGCTGGACCTATTTGTACTTGCTTTCGGTCCATACGCATGGGGGACTGATTTTTCTAATACAATTCCACTTGGTATCGCAAATTATTTCAACCGGATTCACGGTTCTCTTTTTCCTCTTTTCCCGTGGCTATCATTCATATTAACAGGTGCGTTGATAGGAAAGCTTTATATTGAAGCTAGAATCGGGATCGGGGAGAAAAAGTTTTCTAAATATTTAATCATTTACGGCACAGCCCTATTTATCGGTTCCTATCTCCTGCTCGATTTTATTCTGCCGTCATCAGTTGTTGAAATAAAACCGAATCCCATTTTTTTCCTGCAGCGTTTAGGTGTTTTACTTTTGTTGCTCGGAATTTTCTGGTATTATATTAACAGGTTTGAGAACTACTCATCCTTTATAATGGATGTAAGCCGCGAATCGCTTCTGGTATACTGGCTTCACCTTAAAATATTATATAAGAAGTTCTGGGACGGAAAGAATATAATCGATTTTTTCGGAACCGAGCTCGGAATTTTAGAGGTTGCAGTTATAACCATCATACTTGCTATTATTATGGTATTCCTGGCCAAGGGATGGGGTTACTTGAAGATAAAGTACCCGGTTTTAATTTCACGCGGAGTTTTAATTATTGTTTCGGTATGTGTAATTATCTTTTTTATTGCTTGA